A genomic window from Montipora capricornis isolate CH-2021 chromosome 8, ASM3666992v2, whole genome shotgun sequence includes:
- the LOC138060520 gene encoding histamine H2 receptor-like → MVANNSTVSSSISRSHCVPWIAVLAIECLAIVVLNGFATIIFAKRRELRNQRTFLPIRNLAIADLLAGGISGALQIERAGGEYCKMWMYDQSNTPLNNVKFAFVHLFSMASLANLAAISLERMYATMRPFQHLTIGKRVYVAIIVAVWITAVTREIAQLVFHEVQATVDSSEAILLNLILYVPYYFISLFIVCISYIIIFIKVRWRVHPNPANNSVYRRERKLTITLFIVTLVSLLTLSPAIIFLTVDAIHNGIFANFPFIPVFHLRMVALFFFLANSIANPIIYSLRMQSFREGFKEIFGRTQGQQSTITFFLRSLSRRT, encoded by the coding sequence ATGGTTGCTAATAACAGCACTGTGAGCAGTTCAATATCCAGATCACATTGCGTTCCATGGATTGCTGTGCTGGCCATTGAATGCCTGGCCATAGTAGTCCTGAATGGTTTCGCTACCATTATATTTGCAAAGAGGCGAGAGCTAAGAAACCAACGCACATTTTTGCCAATCAGGAATTTGGCAATAGCTGATTTGTTAGCTGGGGGGATTTCAGGTGCTTTGCAGATTGAACGAGCGGGAGGGGAATATTGCAAGATGTGGATGTATGATCAAAGTAATACCCCGCTAAATAAcgttaaatttgcatttgtccATTTGTTTTCTATGGCCTCCCTAGCGAATCTTGCTGCTATCTCTTTAGAGCGAATGTATGCAACAATGCGTCCGTTTCAACATCTTACGATTGGAAAGCGAGTTTATGTTGCCATTATCGTCGCTGTCTGGATAACAGCTGTAACAAGGGAAATCGCACAATTGGTGTTTCACGAAGTCCAAGCGACTGTTGATTCAAGTGAAGCAATATTACTCAACTTGATACTTTACGTGCCATATTATTTCATCTCTCTTTTCATTGTTTGCATATCTTACATCATAATCTTCATAAAAGTGCGATGGAGGGTTCACCCAAATCCAGCGAATAACAGCGTGTACAGAAGAGAGCGTAAGCTGACCATCACATTGTTTATTGTAACGCTAGTATCTTTACTTACCTTGTCCCCAGCTATAATTTTCTTAACTGTAGACGCAATCCATAATGGAATATTTGCtaattttccttttattccGGTCTTTCACTTAAGGATGGTAGCGTTGTTTTTTTTCCTAGCCAACTCGATAGCCAATCCAATAATATACTCCCTGCGAATGCAAAGCTTCCGAGAAggttttaaagaaatttttggTAGGACCCAAGGCCAACAAAGCACAATTACGTTTTTCCTTCGCTCCTTATCTAGAAGAACTTGA